A genomic window from Lotus japonicus ecotype B-129 chromosome 1, LjGifu_v1.2 includes:
- the LOC130731067 gene encoding uncharacterized protein LOC130731067: MEKNAAITLTNNQLQHDHVELPRHPRRKKNRAMHVIRVALFMMRGGRSRKQSVLPVDDGSKGIWRKLVGSMRPLHIHRSPSQESISHSSPPNTTTTLPPASLSLLKGKSKSCMNSPTEEEPYSPSPPSTRYASAVGLNELVQSSDDDCEKQEVKVIVEDEDDDDDEEYFDGDEQIDDKAEEFIAQFYQQMKLQRLDSTDRRYNERSERSLGV; encoded by the coding sequence ATGGAAAAAAACGCTGCCATCACCCTCACGAATAACCAACTTCAACATGATCATGTTGAGTTACCAAGACACCCTCGAAGGAAGAAGAACCGTGCCATGCACGTTATTCGCGTGGCGCTCTTCATGATGCGAGGAGGACGTTCTAGAAAACAAAGCGTGCTTCCGGTAGACGATGGATCCAAGGGCATTTGGAGGAAACTTGTGGGGTCCATGAGACCCTTGCACATCCATAGAAGCCCATCGCAAGAATCAATTTCTCATTCTTCTccacccaacaccaccaccactcttccGCCAGCTTCTCTATCGCTGTTGAAAGGTAAGTCCAAGAGCTGCATGAATTCCCCAACGGAAGAGGAGCCTTATTCACCGTCTCCGCCGAGCACACGTTATGCCTCAGCAGTTGGTCTCAATGAACTCGTGCAGAGTAGTGATGATGACTGCGAGAAACAGGAGGTGAAGGTGATTGTGGAGGATGAGGACgacgatgatgatgaggaaTATTTTGATGGGGATGAACAGATTGATGACAAGGCTGAGGAATTTATTGCTCAATTCTACCAGCAAATGAAGTTGCAGCGCTTGGATTCTACGGATCGTCGTTACAACGAGCGAAGTGAGAGATCATTAGGGGTATGA
- the LOC130731066 gene encoding uncharacterized protein LOC130731066 yields MQSRVLTNTATTWCRALSSTTNRFTLSRGFSAANRSRTADPAIHSGELESGPDVNKETARGTTSTNDDGTNVKFVETEHMPSKEDTLKSPLDASQKLKSEGVNQRLDPSMQQKRKNGSKVLEEVSCAGLDGSPWPEGEENIREEQNKDAKEYFRHHKASPLSELEFVDSRKPVSRVKDGTVDSGRGVEVIGWLPEQQDTAEDSLMRAAEIWRRNAMRGDPDAPHSRVLRALRGEEF; encoded by the exons atgcagTCAAGAGTACTAACAAACACAGCAACAACATGGTGCAGAGCCTTATCTTCAACCACCAATCGCTTCACTCTCAGCAGAGGATTTTCCGCCGCCAATCGCAGCCGAACCGCTGACCCTGCAATCCATTCCGGTGAACTAGAATCTGGCCCAGATGTTAACAAAGAAACTGCCAGA GGTACAACAAGTACGAATGATGATGGCACGAATGTTAAATTCGTCGAAACAGAGCACATGCCCAGTAAAGAAGACACTCTAAAATCTCCACTTGATGCATCCCAGAAACTGAAGAGCGAAGGGGTGAACCAGAGATTGGACCCGAGCATGCAACAGAAGAGGAAGAATGGATCCAAAGTTCTGGAAGAGGTGAGCTGTGCTGGTTTGGATGGAAGTCCGTGGCCGGAGGGTGAAGAGAATATCAGAGAGGAACAGAACAAGGACGCCAAGGAATACTTTCGGCATCACAAAGCGTCGCCGTTGTCGGAGCTGGAGTTTGTGGATTCACGAAAGCCTGTTTCTCGTGTCAAGGATGGGACGGTGGATTCTGGAAGAGGTGTGGAGGTGATTGGGTGGCTGCCGGAGCAGCAGGACACGGCGGAGGATTCGCTGATGAGGGCTGCTGAGATATGGCGGCGAAATGCTATGCGTGGTGACCCTGACGCGCCTCATTCCAGGGTTCTTAGAGCTCTTCGTGGCGAGGAATTTTGA